The DNA region CTCTTAACACCGCCTAAAAATATAAATCCAGAAATAATAGCTACTATCACTCCTACAACTTTGTTATTAACAGGAAAAGAATTAGAAAAGGCAGATGATATAGAATTAGACTGCACCATATTTCCCATTATTCCCAAAGCCAAAATAATAAGAACAGCAAACAAACCAGCTAAAAATTTACCAAAAGCCCCTTTGTAAGCAGCCTGTATATAATAGGCAGGTCCTCCTATCACTTGACCATCTTTATAAGTTTTAAATTTCTGAGCTAATGTAGCTTCAGCAAATATTGTAGACATACCTAAAAAAGCAGATACCCACATCCAAAATATTGCCCCAGGTCCTCCAGAAACTAAAGCAGTAGCAGCCCCAGCCAAATTACCAGTACCAACCTGAGCAGCTATTGAAGTTGCTAAAGATTGGAAAGAACTCATACCATGCTCATCAGCAGCATTACCCTTTAAAGAAACAGAACCAAATGTTGACTTAAAGCTATCTTTAAACTCTCTTATCTGTATAAATCTTAATCGTATAGTAAAATAAAGCCCAGTACCGCATAAAAATATAAGTAATGTATAATCCCATAAAAATGAATTGATTCTTGAAACTAATTGTTCAATAAGATACATTATATCTCCTAATAATAAATGTAAAAATAATTACATTTATAAATAAATTAAAATACAAAAAATATTCTTAATAAATCTTTATAAATATTTTATCAAGAAAAATATATAAAAAATCATTTTATTATTTATTACTATAAATAATAAGAGTTATTTAGATGAAAAATGTCTGGAAAGTAATACTTGCCAGACATTTTATTAATAAATCAAATAATTATGTTTATTATTTTTTATTCAAATCATTATATTCTTTAAATAAAACACTAACAACACCACTCAAAGCTAAAAGACCTAAAAGGTTTGGTATAACCATTAAGCCGTTGAAAGTATCTACTAAAGCCCATACTAAATCAACTTTTAAAGTTGAACCTAAAAGTACAAAGCCAACAACTAAAATAGCATAAATCTTAGCAGCTTTAACACCAAATAAATATTTAATGTTTTGTTCACCAAAGAAATACCAACCTACTATAGTAGTGAAAGCAAAGAAGAATAAACATACAGCAACAAATATAACACCAAAGAAACCAAAACCCATTCTGAAAGCTTCTTGAGGTAAACCAACACCTTTTAATGCTTCAGGTATAAGAGCAGCTGATTCTAAAGGATATATTTTAGTTTGTAATATGTCAGAAGTTAATATAACTAAAGCAGTTAAAGTAACAACAACAAATGTATCAAAGAATACACCTATCATAGCAACAACACCTTGTTCACAAGGGTGTTTAACTTTAGCTAAAGCGTGAGCATGAGGAGTAGAACCCATACCAGCTTCGTTAGAGAATAAACCACGAGCAACACCAAAACGCATAGCTTGTTGTATACCTATACCTAATCCACCACCTATAACAGCTTGAGGATTAAAAGCAGCAGTAAATATTAAAGCTATAGAACTAGGAAGGTTTTTAATATTCATTATTATAATGATTACAGAACCAATGATATAGAATAAAGCCATTATAGGTACTATTTTTTCTGTAAATGAAGCTATTCTTCTTAAACCGCCAATAAAGATGAAAGCAGATATTATAGCACAAACTATACCAACATATATAGGTTTAATTTGAGGGAAAGCATTAACAAAAGCACCAGATATAGAGTTTGATTGAACCATATTACCCATAAAACCTAAAGCTAATATAATAAATATAGCAAATAAAGCAGCTAAAAATTTACCAAAAGCACCTTTATAAGCAGCAGTAATATAGTAAGCAGGTCCTCCTATAACATGGCCATCTTCAGTAGTAGTTTTATATTTTTGACCTAAAGAAGCCTCAACAAATATAGTAGCCATACCAAAGAAAGCAGACACCCACATCCAAAATATAGCACCAGGACCGCCGGCAATTAAAGCAGTAGCAGCACCAGCTAAGTTACCAGTACCAACTTGAGCAGCAATTGCTGTTGCTAAAGATTGGAAAGAACTCATACCTTCTTTGTCAGCAGCTTTACCTTTTAAAGAAAGACTTCCAAAAGTTCTGTTCCAGCCATCTTTAAACTTTGCTATTTGTACGAATTTAAGTCTCAAAGTGAAATAAATTCCACTACCGCATAGCATGATTATCAATAGATAATCCCATAAAATGCTGTTTACCTTTGCTACTATGTTTGAAATAACATCCATAATAAACTCCTATAATTTTAATATATTAATAAAATAAAAAATGGAAACACTAGATATTATTTTTTATATCTAATGTTTCCATATTTTTAACTAGTAAAAAAGTTACTATAATTATTCTTTGCAGCAGACAATCTTAACCTAAGATATAAATCCGCCTTTTCTCAAAATATTTTCTGCATTTTCTTTATTTTTATCACTAACCAATATGATAGGTCCAGTACAACCCATACCAGACTCAGCATATATACCATTTTCCATAACTAACTCTACAGCCGCATCCAAGTCCATAACCTCAACGCCAGGAATCTGAGCAGTTACAACTTCTTTAGCAACAGTAGGTTTAGCTTTTTCAGTAACTGAAGAAGCCTTAGGTTTTAAGCTTTCTAATATAGCATCAAAACCATATTTTTTTACTTCCTCTTCTTCTTTGTTCATAACATCTATTATATTGCCGCTAATACACTGATAAGCATACTCAATAGCACCAGCAATAACATTAGAACCAGAAGCTCTAGAAATAATGAATATTGGAGTTTTAAATCCAAATCCTATACCAGGACCATATCCATAACCTATAGCCTCATAGCTTCCGCCGCTATTGAATGATGAGAACATTTTTATAAGAATGTTTCCAGTAAGAGAATCGCAAACTACAACATCAACAGCACCAGTAATAAGGTCATTACCTCTTAATACCGCACCGCCGTCAGCACGATTAGAAGAACCGAATTTAATATTGTAGCCATTAGAAGCAAGCTCTTTTAAAGCTCTCTCAACAGTACGAGCAGAGTCAATATTTAATATACCAACAGTAGGCTCTTTTATACCGCAAGCTTTAGCTGTGATAATACCATAAATGGCATTTTTAAACATAGCCTGGTCTCTAACAGTAGCAGAAGTACCAGTAGTAGTAGCAATAAAAGTTTCTTTACCATTAGCCTGAGAAATAACTCTTCCAACAGTTGATACTCCTATAGGGAAAGGATAATGCATAGTAACACAAGCATCTAACTCTCCTTTAGCAAGCATCTCTTCCATTATTTTATGAGCTTTTTCATCGCAATCAGTTTCTATTGTTTGAAGACCAGTAGAGTTTTTTTCACCAATCAAAACAACTTCAACATTTTTGTTTCTCTTCATAGCTATTACGCCGCCAAGAGATACAGCTTCTGCACCATGCTCAGAACCTCTATTTGTTATACCAACGCGAACCTTCTTACCAAATTGACCAGTTTCCAAAGCATTAGCAAGAGAGAGAAAAGTCTCCCCTATCATAGATTTTATAGCTGAATTAGAAGCATCACTCATATATAATACCTCCTTATTCACCTAACATGCTTTTAGCAAAATCTCTCATAGCATTAGCAATAAGTTTATTAACTTCTTCTTTAGAAACACCTTCGCCAGTGCCTTTATCACCATTATTTTTTTCTATAATAACAGATATACCATCAAAAAGGTTAGTCATTCTTCCTAAGAAAAGTGAACCTTTACCTATAAGCATTATGCGGTTAATTTTACCAGCCATAATGTCTTCAATAGCATAACCCAAATAAGGCACACCAGAAGGAATATGTCCTTGAGTAGGAGCCCAACCAGACATACCATGCTTTTCAACAAACTCTGCTAATTGACTTCTCTCAATATCACCCTTCTTAACACCAATAGCAGCTATCATTTTGTAATTAGCCTCAGGTACATCACCAGCACCAGCAGGTTTAGTAACATCAGGGTTTTGCATCTCAACAGTATATTTATCTATATCAGTAACTTTTAAGTTTGCTTTTTCTAAAGGATTAACTACCAAAGAGTTCATAACAGCCTGAGGAGCAGAACCTGTAGCAACAGTGTGTCTTCCAAGTACATCAGTTCTAATAATTGGGTGTACTCCGTCATTTTCACTGATAAGTACAGCAAAAGCACCAAGTATATCTTCTATAATAGGAAGATTTTTAGTTACATGGCTTTTACCATTCATACCCAATTTAGCAGTAGCACCGCCTGCAACTATTACAACATTTTTATAAGAACCAGCTTTTACTAATGAAGCAGCTGTTACTAAAGCATGTGAAGGAGCAGCACAGAAACCTCTAATATCAAAACCAGTAGCATTTGGTATACCAGCAATTTCTGCAACACTCTTAGCAAAGTTACCGCCGCCTCTTTGGTTCATATCACCGCAAGCCTCTTCAGAACATTCTATTACTAAATCAATACTGCTAGGATCAACATTTTTCTTTCTAATAAGTTCTTTTAAAGCCATAACACCAGAAGCTTTAACTGCTAAGTTTTCAAAAATAACATGAGCACTCAAGTTAATATCAACATCATGAGCTCTTTTTACACAACCAACTAATTTTTCATTGAAGTATAAACCCTCAGCTTTTGGTAAGTTAATAACTATATTAGCATTACCAGCTGTTACTGTAGCATTAGCTGATACATCTGAATCTGCTAAAGACTGAGATGAACCGTCTCTACCAGCATATTCATCTGTGATAATACAAGTTTTAATTCCGAATGCTTCTGCTTTTCTGCAGTTCATTATTAAGTCAGCATCTGGGTTACCAAATCCTTCTTCAGAGATGATTACTGCATCTAATCCGAAATATTTAGCTAATTTTGATGCCCAATCTGATGAACGCATCTTATCTGCTAAGAATACGTTTTCATTTGTTATAATAACGCCCATAAAGTTAATATCTTTACCATGTTTTTCATATAAAGCTTTAATTACAGGGTTATTTAAGTGGTGATAAGTAGTGTTTTTATCGCAAGCTGATACACAGTTACCGCTTACAATAGCACCGTCCATAACTTCTGTTGGATAAATAAATGTTGGAACTATTTTCTTAGCATCAACACCATAAACATAAGTATCATGTAATAAGCCTTGTGTTTGAAGCATGTATACATAACCTACTTTTGGTAAATTAGGATACATTGCAGCTTGTTCAAATATAGGTTTAGTTTCATAAGTGAAAGTTTTGTCAGCTTTTACTTCTTTAGCCAATTGACCTAAATAAGTAGCAACTTTTAAACCTGCACCTCTTACAGCAGCTTCATAATCATGTTTTTCTAAATTGTCTACTGGCTCTATAACTAAACATAAATTATTAAGCTTAGAGAATGGTGTATAATCAGCACCAGGACCAGACATGTCAATGATACCTTCTTGGAAACCAACTATTTTACCACAAGTAACAACAGCAGCACCTTTCAATACATTAGTTTTACCCTCACCTACTGTATCTACTTTAGATATCATTCCAGGGAATACTCCGCCTTTGCCTTCTACTTTTACTCTAGGCTCTATAACATCTTTTACAGGTGTTATACGAACAGATTCTCCCGGACGAGCTACATCAATTTTTACACTTTTCAACTTGTCGTCTTCAAGTACCATCTTTGTAATCTCATCAACGTTTACATAGAGTACTCCATTCTCGACTTTTGAAATTTTGTCAAGTTTTATATCTTTAATATAAATCTCGCCTAACTCTAACTTCATATAGTCTCCTTTATATTTTTTTATTTTTATTTATAAATATAAGTTATAAGCAATAAAAAAAGAGCAGAAGCATATAAAAATATGCTGCCACTCTTAAATTTAAATAAAAACAATTTAATCCCTGATAAATTTATCCCTAGAAAAGCAAACAATGCAATAATACCGCTATAAATAGAATATTCATTCATTGCAACGCAAGAGATATTTTTTACTCAGCCTTTAAATTTTATCATATACAAATTGTTTCCTTTAATTAAATAA from Brachyspira pilosicoli P43/6/78 includes:
- the grdC gene encoding glycine/sarcosine/betaine reductase complex component C subunit beta; protein product: MKLELGEIYIKDIKLDKISKVENGVLYVNVDEITKMVLEDDKLKSVKIDVARPGESVRITPVKDVIEPRVKVEGKGGVFPGMISKVDTVGEGKTNVLKGAAVVTCGKIVGFQEGIIDMSGPGADYTPFSKLNNLCLVIEPVDNLEKHDYEAAVRGAGLKVATYLGQLAKEVKADKTFTYETKPIFEQAAMYPNLPKVGYVYMLQTQGLLHDTYVYGVDAKKIVPTFIYPTEVMDGAIVSGNCVSACDKNTTYHHLNNPVIKALYEKHGKDINFMGVIITNENVFLADKMRSSDWASKLAKYFGLDAVIISEEGFGNPDADLIMNCRKAEAFGIKTCIITDEYAGRDGSSQSLADSDVSANATVTAGNANIVINLPKAEGLYFNEKLVGCVKRAHDVDINLSAHVIFENLAVKASGVMALKELIRKKNVDPSSIDLVIECSEEACGDMNQRGGGNFAKSVAEIAGIPNATGFDIRGFCAAPSHALVTAASLVKAGSYKNVVIVAGGATAKLGMNGKSHVTKNLPIIEDILGAFAVLISENDGVHPIIRTDVLGRHTVATGSAPQAVMNSLVVNPLEKANLKVTDIDKYTVEMQNPDVTKPAGAGDVPEANYKMIAAIGVKKGDIERSQLAEFVEKHGMSGWAPTQGHIPSGVPYLGYAIEDIMAGKINRIMLIGKGSLFLGRMTNLFDGISVIIEKNNGDKGTGEGVSKEEVNKLIANAMRDFAKSMLGE
- a CDS encoding alanine/glycine:cation symporter family protein translates to MDVISNIVAKVNSILWDYLLIIMLCGSGIYFTLRLKFVQIAKFKDGWNRTFGSLSLKGKAADKEGMSSFQSLATAIAAQVGTGNLAGAATALIAGGPGAIFWMWVSAFFGMATIFVEASLGQKYKTTTEDGHVIGGPAYYITAAYKGAFGKFLAALFAIFIILALGFMGNMVQSNSISGAFVNAFPQIKPIYVGIVCAIISAFIFIGGLRRIASFTEKIVPIMALFYIIGSVIIIIMNIKNLPSSIALIFTAAFNPQAVIGGGLGIGIQQAMRFGVARGLFSNEAGMGSTPHAHALAKVKHPCEQGVVAMIGVFFDTFVVVTLTALVILTSDILQTKIYPLESAALIPEALKGVGLPQEAFRMGFGFFGVIFVAVCLFFFAFTTIVGWYFFGEQNIKYLFGVKAAKIYAILVVGFVLLGSTLKVDLVWALVDTFNGLMVIPNLLGLLALSGVVSVLFKEYNDLNKK
- the grdD gene encoding glycine/sarcosine/betaine reductase complex component C subunit alpha, with the protein product MSDASNSAIKSMIGETFLSLANALETGQFGKKVRVGITNRGSEHGAEAVSLGGVIAMKRNKNVEVVLIGEKNSTGLQTIETDCDEKAHKIMEEMLAKGELDACVTMHYPFPIGVSTVGRVISQANGKETFIATTTGTSATVRDQAMFKNAIYGIITAKACGIKEPTVGILNIDSARTVERALKELASNGYNIKFGSSNRADGGAVLRGNDLITGAVDVVVCDSLTGNILIKMFSSFNSGGSYEAIGYGYGPGIGFGFKTPIFIISRASGSNVIAGAIEYAYQCISGNIIDVMNKEEEEVKKYGFDAILESLKPKASSVTEKAKPTVAKEVVTAQIPGVEVMDLDAAVELVMENGIYAESGMGCTGPIILVSDKNKENAENILRKGGFIS